Below is a window of Camelina sativa cultivar DH55 chromosome 11, Cs, whole genome shotgun sequence DNA.
CTTTGGGTTTACCATATCAAAAGATTGACGTTTGTCAAGATAATTGCATGATATTCTGGAGAGATGctgagaaggaagagaagtgtTTGTTCTGTAAAAAAGATAGATTTCATCCTACTCAGAAGATTGGGCAGAAAAAAATTGCATATCGTCAGATGTTTTATTTGCCGATAGCCGATAGACTGAAGAGATTATATCAGTCTCTTAATACTGCAAAAgaaatgagatggcatgcagaacaCTTAGCGAATGATGGAGAAATGTGTCATCCATCTGATGGAGAAGCATGGAAGCATTTTCACAAGGTACACCCTGATTTTTCATCTGAACCAAGAAACGTTTACCTTGGATTATGCACGGACGGTTTTAATCCATTTGGTATGTTTGGACATAATTATTCATTGTGGCCTGTAATATTGACTCCATATAATCTGCCACCTGCGTTGTGTATGAAGCAAGAATTTATGTTCCTAACCATTCTAGTTCCTGGGCCAAATCATCCTAAGAGAAGTCTGGATATTTTTCTCCAACCATTGATAGAAGAGCTGAAAGATTTGTGGGTTCACCGTGTAGAAGCATATGATATTTCTACTAAGCAGAACTTTCTCTTAAAAGTTGTACTCATGTGGACGATAAGCGACTTTCCAGCTTATGGTATGCTTTCTGGATGGACAACTCATGGTCGGTTAGCATGTCCTTATTGTTTGGATCAAACTGGTGCCTTTTGGTTaaagaatggtaaaaaaaaagttggtttgattgtcaccgGTGTTTTCTACCAGTTGATCATAGCTATCGGcggaataaaacaaatttttaaaaaagaaaagctgTAGATGATAGTCCACCAGAGATACTAACAGGCGAGGAACTCTACAATGAAGTCTGTTGTTTACCAAAAACAGTGGACTACGGAGGAAACATGGACGATTACAAGGATACGGTAAAACGCACAGCAGGCATAAACAAAGCAATTTGTGGGATCTACCATATTGGAAGGATCATAAACTTCGATATAATCTTGACGTGATGCacactgaaattttttttatagataatatCATCAATACTTTACTGAATGTGCAggggaaaacaaaagataacatCAAATCACGACTTGATTTGCAAGAGCACTGTAATCACAAAGATTTGCGCTTAAAAGCTGATGGAAAGGCACCTATCCCAATTTTTAGACTACAACCAGAAGCAAAGGCAGTATTTTTACGATGGCTTCAAAAGGATGTTAAATTTTCAGATGGATATTCATCAAGTTTATCTAACTGTGTTGATCTAGCTGGAGCAAAATTAACAGAAATGAAAAGTCATGATTGCCATGTTTTAATGCAACGATTACTTCCAATTGCGTTTGCTGAGCTTATAGATAAATCTGTACACAATGCATTATCTGgtaagttttcaattttgtttattatgtgtCTGTGTTCTCAACTTGATGTAGCACATCCTTTTCGTATCACATAAGCTTCTAaagttctctgttttctttattgtttttgttaattttctattttgttgttgatatttCTTTGTCtgaaatttctatttcttttaggtttttctttttagtttgaCTTAGCTGCTCTATAAATAAAACCTCTAATGCTTGTAAAGAGGATCATCCTTGAATTGAATTAATAAAGAGTTATCTTACAAATCTGAGTTTTGCAAAGAAGCGTATTCTTTCAAGTCTCAAACCTCTGTTTTTGTGTagcaaaacagagttttttctctgcttttcatgaagaaaacagagaatccTTGTTTCTTTAGCTTCCCGGGAACGTAAGAAACAaatccttttttcctttcttgctTCCGCTCCATCACAACTTCTACGGTTACGTTAACGCAAAAATGACATGTTAATCGTAATGGAGCGGAAGTGTTGTGTATGTTTTAGCACTTTACGTTATATTATAGTTCTTGTGTCGTTGTTGGTGGTGGGTatgttttagcaattttttatGTGACGGTGTGTTAATCATCCGGTTGGTTGTGTTTGTAGGTGTTAGCTTTTTTTTACGGCCATagttctttgtttgttttttttaattctctttgtTTACGTGTCAAGTGTTCTTTATTAGCTTATTATAACACTATagttctttgtgttttttttatctctttgtttatgAGTCAAGTGGTCTACGTCTAAAGCTGTGATATACTTCTCCACTAATCTGTTTAATTTTCTATGGTTAGAACTTTATTCatataatgatcttttttttgtaggtGCTAGCTTATTTTTTCGAGATATATGTGCAAGAACTATACACAAAGATGGTGTTGCGATGCtgcaaaataatatatgtatggtTCTTTGTAATTTGGAGAAGATATTTCCTCCATCCTTTTTTGATGTTATGGAGCATTTGGTGATTCACTTGCCACATAAAGTTAGTCTTGACGGACCTGTACAGTTTAGATGGATGTATTGTTTTGAACGATACATGGGCCatctaaagaaaaaagtaaaaaataaggCAAAAGTAGAAGGATCAATTGTTGAACAATACATCAACGAAGAAATTTCCACTTtttgtacttattactttgaaccACACATAAAGACAAAACATCGAACAGGAGATCGACAATATGATGGAGGTAATCAAGACGATACTCATGAGTTTGATAGAATTCCAGATATATTTTCTCAGGCAGGGAAGGGCAGTGGTAAAGAAATACAGATCTGGCTCCAAGATAAAGATTACCATATTgcacatacatatattttgcaGAACTGCGATCAATTAAGATCATTTGAAAggtatgtaaaaataatatacacatatgtactttaatttatatactagTAGATTGAGTGtaataaatcataattttttttcatgaatttatatttatataggttATTTGATGAGAGCATGATTGCGGCTAATCCTGGGATTACTGAAAACAATTTAACCGAGcttagagaaaaaaacatattcaagctggttacaaaaacatgtaagtgtttttttaaataaaataaaatatgtgcaTGTATCTTTGATAAGCTTATAttatacatgatttttttttgtaagcttAAAATATGTGCATGTATCGTGGTTGTTGAatacacatgatttttttttttttaaacaggtGGAAGATACCTTGAACAATAATTCATATCCAAAGTGGTTGTTGAGTCTCGTTCATGGTCCAATGGTTCAAGATACTTGTTGGCTAATGTATTTTTGNAAAAAGATCAACAATGGGAAGCAGCAATTATGATACAGCCAAGAGGAAAAGTATTGGTCAACCAAAATCTGGATTTCACTGCACTGCAACATGATAACACTAATTGTGTTGTCCAATCTGATTCATTGCACGTTGAGACACTATTATATCCAGATGGTCAACCAGAAGATCTTGATGATCCAGtactagaagaagaagttggatCAGACGCTGAAGATGGGAATTCTGATATCGAATTAACTACTGACGACGAATGTGAGTAATAATTTTCAGATTTGTCATTTGAactcttttgaaaaaattgtattttcagctcttttttttttccattattgaaactattttattatttaattggaGTAACAAAAGTGGTAATAACTATGTCACAATTTATGACTAACACACAAAGGTAACTAAAATAGTGACTAATTTTGACCAGGTAGTTTACAAAATACTTGTAACTAAAAGTGACGTAAATATAGTCACAAAAACCGTATAATCTAGTTACCTTATTTAGTTACAAATCCGTATTTATATttgtgactaaatattttgtaacaaattcgACACAATTAGTGACCAAAAGTAGTTACCTTTTAGTCGGTCGTAATATTATAACTAAATAATGACATAGATATGACCGTTTTAAATACGTCACATTTTCGTATCTAAATCGTCGTAATATTATGACAGAACAAACGGTCACAATTTTTCCGTCACAATATTcagtttttcttgtagtgtcttGCTCCTATATCTACCTGAACACATTAAAAGACTCGACAGTTTATTTCTTAAGgccatatataataaaactactCATCAACAAAGTGTTCCATGTAATCAACGTTACCAGAACGTTCGGGAGACACAAGTAATGAAGTAAACGTGCATGCTTAAGTTAATGCTTAGCTTTCNtttttttttttttttttttttttttttttttttttttttttttacgagaAACCTCTATTTATTCATAATAAGTTCGTGATACATAAACCATGACTGCTAAGTCATACagtttttaaaacaagaaattaatacAGACAAATGCCCAtattacaattagaataaagtTGGTAATCGAATCTTTCGCTTCGGTTAGCTTCTTATCTCTTCACGATAGGACAACTAGCCACGCCCATGGTTCCCGCATCCACGAGTCCCGCGTCCACGATTCCCACGTCCCCGGTTACCCCTTCCTCGAGCATTAGAAGATTCTTGTATCTCCTTAGCTTTGATGGAAGGTTGAACCGGTCTTTCACGCAAAATTCGTTGTCCCAAGTGATTTGTGAAGGTTGAACCGGTCTTTCTGAATTGAATTGttcaaaactttttattaaataagaTCCTTTACACTTCCAAACATCTGTCCAAGATAGAGATCATAAACTAAACCCAAGTGATTTGTGCTAAAATGACAAATGTAGAACTTGTTTTTAGTATGgagttttgcaaaaaaaaaaaaaagacgagtAAATAAATCTGTGAACACATATAGTATGTATATTTTTGCTCTTGTTGTTCTAGATCATTAATTGATGTTCATTAAGAGGTTAGTACTTAGTACGAAATTAGAATATTTGTCGTTAGAAAAccgaaagaaataaaaatgtgaaaCCGTGCACGAAAACACCTAATTTGTTCTTTTACAAATCAAGATCCCTAATAGCTAAGATTTACGTTCAagtttgtctctctctttcttctctaacCCTTACACTTCCATACAATACAACATCTCTCTCACATtcacataacaacaacaacaacataataataataataggctaatacaaaattttcccatattcttttattattctttgttttctttgtttctctttttcttccacAAATCTCCGCAAAATCTTCCCTCAAACTCAGATCCGATTCTTCCTTcatccttttctttcttctaaatagattcttctttctttctcgcAGTTAAAAAGAAGACACTTTTCTTGCGAAAGTCCTCAACTTTCATATCAGCTTCAATCAATCCATCAATCCacttgtgttgtttgttaacTTGCTGATTTAGCTActtgggtttgtttttttttgatttgaacCCGTCTTTAAGTGTATATGGCGATTGGGTCTTACTGGTGAAttcaaaaagagagagatcggAATCAAAAGATGGATCGTGTTATCGGCGGGAAGTTTAAGTTGGGTAGGAAGCTCGGAAGTGGATCCTTCGGGGAACTTTATTTAGGTACCAATCTTTTGACATCTTGAGAGTGTTCTTGCATTTGGGTTTTGTTTACTTGTTGCTAAAGTGTGaatttttaatctttgttttttttttttttttttttttaNNNNNNNNNNNNNNNNNNNNNNNNNNNNNNNNNNNNNNNNNNNNNNNNNNNNNNNNNNNNNNNNNNNNNNNNNNNNNNNNNNNNNNNNNNNNNNNNNNNNNNNNNNNNNNNNNNNNNNNNNNNNNNNNNNNNNNNNNNNNNNNNNNNNNNNNNNNNNNNNNNNNNNNNNNNNNNNNNNNNNNNNNNNNNNNNNNNNNNNNNNNNNNNNNNNNNNNNNNNNNNNNNNNNNNNNNNNNNNNNNNNNNNNNNNNNNNNNNNNNNNNNNNNNNNNNNNNNNNNNNNNNNNNNNNNNNNNNNNNNNNNNNNNNNNNNNNNNNNNNNNNNNNNNNttttttttttttttttttttttttttaatgtgtgtgtgtgaattgTGATCATCTAGGGATCAATATCCAAACTGGAGAAGAAGTCGCTGTTAAGCTGGTAAATACTAcgactttgttttcttatttttttttcattcaaattttggagatttttgaATACTGGATCCTACTGACTCTTGCAGTCTTTATATGTTTCTATGATTGTATCTGACAGTTTTTGTAAATACTTTTGAGTAAGACTAGTTTTGACTTCAAATCATACTTTACCTTACCGTTCATGTTTCTAAAAACGGTTCTCTTTGACACTAGGAACCTGTGAAGACGAGGCATCCTCAGTTGCAGTATGAatcgaaaatatatatgtttcttcaaGGAGAAAGTGAGTTGTGTTTCTTGGTTAGTTTGTGTAAAGTTTTTAGTTCCAACCCTCTATGACTCTGATGGCTTGACATGTTATCTTTATTTTCAAATAGCGGGTGTTCCCCATCTCAAATGGTTTGGAGTTGAGGGTGAATACAGTTGTATGGTTATCGACCTTCTTGGGCCTAGCTTGGAGGACTTGTTCAATTACTGCAAGCgaatattttcattaaaatgtGTTCTAATGCTCGCAGATCAATTGGTAAGTGCTGAGTAATAATGGGTTTGCTCTTTATTTTATGATGTTAGGTTGGTCTTTGGGAACGCTGCTCATCTCTTCATTTGAATATGTTGTACCAATGCAGTTATGTAGAGTTGAGTACATGCATTCACGGGGTTTTCTTCACCGCGACATTAAACCAGACAACTTTTTGATGGGTCTTGGGCGAAAAGCAAACCAGGTAATCCTACTGTTTCAGCATGAGTTGGAGTATGTCTTGAAGGTTTCTTTTTAGAATAAATCTCTGTGTGATTCTTTGGATAGGACTAGTACGAAAGCCTTCTCTGTTTTACTGAATTAATTTTCATCCTCAGGTGTATATCATTGATTTTGGCCTTGCTAAAAAATACAAGGATCTTCAGACACAAAAGCATATACCATACAGGTGAGATCTGCAAATTCTTACCCTTCCTTTTCGGATATCAATGCTTACTGAATATTTTTGTCTAGGAACCTGTTGTAGATTTTTCTTAGATGATCTTCCGTGCCTATCCTATTACTGAAACACGAATTTTATGCTGCACGAGTGTTTTCTTATAGCACTCTCCCAGACCTTTGTGTTGGTGCGAGAATAGAAAATGTTCTCTATTCCTTACTGAGTTCAGGACCTGTGTTCGATATTTTCCTTTGTGCACTCTTCTTCCAGCTTGCTTTAGTAGAATTCCTTGTAATTTTGCAGGGAAAACAAGAATCTTACAGGAACTGCTCGGTATGCAAGTGTGAACACACACCTTGGGATTGGTAAGAGCTTCTTTCATCTCATACATCCGTGGATTTCTTGTCAGAAGCATTTAATAACTCTTGGCTTCACACTTGGTTACAGAGCAAAGTAGAAGAGATGATCTGGAATCACTTGGTTATGTGTTGATGTATTTTCTACGAGGAAGGTAGTGAAATTTCTTTGTTGCATACAGCTTATAACTtcttaaagaaaatgaaaatgaaaatcttGAACTTGAGTTCATGTCTCCTGTCTCAGTCTTCCGTGGCAAGGTTTAAAAGCTGGTACGAAGAAGCAAAAGTATGACAAGATTAGTGAAAAGAAGATGCTTACTTCTGTAGAGGTACATCATTGTTAAGGTTTTATATGCAGATAATGTTTTAAGATGTCCAGTAGTTCTGACATAGcatggttttattttttggagACTCTTTGCAAGTCGTATCCATCAGAGTTCACCTCGTATTTCCATTACTGTCGATCATTGAGATTTGAGGACAAACCAGATTATTCATACCTGCGAAGACTTTTCAGGGACCTTTTCATTCGTGAAGGTTAAAACTTCTTACTGTGTTGGTTCTTTATTCCCGTAAGTATCATCCCTTGCTTTCTTGTACGTATTTGATGGAATGAAGTATGCAGGTTATCAGCTCGATTACGTGTTTGATTGGACAATCTCAAAATATCCTCAGCCTGGCTCTAGTTCGAGACCAAGGGTTAGTCTCATTTTTGATTTTACGTGTGAGAGCCACAATTAAGTTATCCAAAATCTTATCCTGCTATTGTTATCTATGTGTCTATCATTCATAACAGCCATCCCCAAGACCAGCATTGGACCCTCCAGGACCACCTGCAGAAAGAGCTGAAAAGCCTACAGGTACATTGATGTTCTCTGTCTCCAATATTGTAGGGACTAACTTAGTCCGGCTAATAccttcaaaatatttaaaattgtctTTTAGCTTGTATATTTTTGAGACTTGAGTGTTGACGATTTTGGGTGCTGAAAAACGTGTACTATTTCAACTGAACTTCAGATATTAATTTGTGTCCCACAAAATTTCTCAAATAGTGGAAGATCCCAAACAACTTAATTCCTTGTTCTGTGTAGTAGGACAGGACCTGGGAGGAAGATTTACAGGCGCacttgaggcattcaccagacGAAATGTTTCAAGCCAAGGCGCTCATGGTGACCGCTCTAGACACAGATCTTCTGATGATATACCTTCTTCTGCCAAAGAAGTGGTTAGTTTTTGCTGTTAATTCCCTCGCTGGCCATTCCTGTAGATCTATCATGAAAATTTCTCTACTTAATGTTAATTAAGTAGGAAATTTCTAAGGAATATGAGAAAGTTTGTCTGTTTTGATTTGTTGGCTTCACTTGCAGCACGAGTCTCGTAATGGAAGTACCTCAAAGAGAGGTGTGATATCAAGCAGCAGACCTGGCTCATCAGCGGAGCCAAGCGACAACCACTCAAGCCGACTATTTTCAAGTGGATCGCGCCATGCCACAACCCAACGGGTTCAACAGAGCTATGAATCCAAGCAAACATCTGCAGCTGCAAGGCCTGGGCATGAGGATGCCATTAGAAGCTTTGAGCTCCTCACCATTGGCGGCTCTGGGAAAAAGAGGAAATGAAAATAAGGAAGGAGAAGTTTGATGAGAGTGAAAAGACAACATTCCATGATGATGGCTCTGTCCTCTGAAAATAGGAAAGACATGTCCACGCGTTGTTTTAACCTTTGGAACAagatgagagaaagaaagagagttaaTTACATTCTCCCAATCTCTCATTCTCTGTTTTTAAAAGAATCTGTTAATAAAGCATTAAAATGTAACTTCTTATGTGTACTTAACATttttcctcctctgttttctaAAACTTCGATATAGAATTAAAATGTGAAAGCCTATCTCGTCTTCTCCAACCTTGTGGCGTTCATAATAAATTTAAACTGTAATATACAAAACCAACGTAATTTACTAGTCATATTATGGTGAAATGAAGTTCTCAGACTTTGATGAAGATTCTGTTGACAAATCTTggacaaaataagaaaatatattttgtctgCATCTGCTGAAACATCCTAGAACATACATTTTGGTTACATAACTTTCTCAACACCGAGAAATAGGCAGAGGTCACATCATCTTTCAAAAGCACAGAAAATAAGAAATAGCGACTAATGTCTTCTAGTAGTGATGAACGGAGTGGAGCTGAGATGAGCTGCGAGATTGGGTGATGAAAATTCATCAACTTGGTGGCTGGGTGTCACTCTTGAGATGGGCGTAAATTGCATCTTGTTTTCTATGGGAGTTAGTGGAAGGGGGCTTGCCGGTGTAAGACTTTGAAGCTGTGAGCTCTTTCCCGGTCTCAAAGTAGCTAGGTAAGCATGTCCGTTGCAGAAAGGAAGGCTTGAAGCTTGCACTGTTGATTCTTTCTCCTTTGCCACTTGAGCTCCACATGGATCCTTCAAACATTGTAAAGAAACTGCATTTAGGATCAGAGCATAACAAACAGATAAATGTAAAGCTTTTTGTGCTTGTTAGTTACGGGTTTATTACCCCGAGCTTAAGGAAGGTAAAAGCTTGGTTATCAGATCCAAGGTAGATCTCAATAAGCTTCCTCAAGTCAGCTAGTGTTGCATCCTTTGTAACTCTGAGTGTTGTTATGAGCTTTCGAGGGTTATCAGCAGTTGTTTCCCATTTAACATAGATATCTATTTGACCGTCTTTCCTTTCATCGACTGAGATATTGttttcctttgcttcttctagTGTTAGTGCTTCAGCCTTATTCGTTGTAGAAAACAACTGACTGTCTTTCTTATCAAGTGGTGCATCATTATTGGCTTGATCCTCCTCATGTCCACCGTGTTGTGACAGCTCTCTCTGATTGCCACAAAGGGTGAAAATGTTTTGAATTCTCAACCTTCTTGACGAGGCTGATTCTTTGTCATCTGCACTGTTGAAGCAGTTCTCTTTACCCACACCTTCAGAGTTGAAACTAGGCATTGGTGTTGTTATTAAGCAGATGCTTTTATCCTCAACTATcactttttcttcctcttcttcaacctcttcttcttcaaagacaGTGCTCAAGCATACCCGGTCAGGGAACATCTGCGTTACCATATTCTCTGCAGGTTTTGGTTGCAAAATGTTAGCGAAATTGCTGCTAATTGTGTTGCTGGATTGGTGTGAAACCCCCCAGAGTTGCTTGACTGGTTCTGGTTCACCCATGTCAAGGTCCATTGACTTCACCATACCAGGATCATCATCAGAGTAAAGACTCCTGAGTCTTTTGGCAAACCCGCTAGTTTCATCAACACTTCCTCCATCCCTTGAGCGCCGGAACTCAACCTCAATTTCCTCTAAACGTCT
It encodes the following:
- the LOC104723779 gene encoding uncharacterized protein LOC104723779, with translation MLQNNICMVLCNLEKIFPPSFFDVMEHLVIHLPHKVSLDGPVQFRWMYCFERYMGHLKKKVKNKAKVEGSIVEQYINEEISTFCTYYFEPHIKTKHRTGDRQYDGGNQDDTHEFDRIPDIFSQAGKGSGKEIQIWLQDKDYHIAHTYILQNCDQLRSFERLFDESMIAANPGITENNLTELREKNIFKLVTKTCGRYLEQ
- the LOC104723780 gene encoding casein kinase 1-like protein 11 isoform X2 — its product is MDRVIGGKFKLGRKLGSGSFGELYLGINIQTGEEVAVKLEPVKTRHPQLQYESKIYMFLQGETGVPHLKWFGVEGEYSCMVIDLLGPSLEDLFNYCKRIFSLKCVLMLADQLLCRVEYMHSRGFLHRDIKPDNFLMGLGRKANQVYIIDFGLAKKYKDLQTQKHIPYRENKNLTGTARYASVNTHLGIEQSRRDDLESLGYVLMYFLRGSLPWQGLKAGTKKQKYDKISEKKMLTSVETLCKSYPSEFTSYFHYCRSLRFEDKPDYSYLRRLFRDLFIREGYQLDYVFDWTISKYPQPGSSSRPRPSPRPALDPPGPPAERAEKPTGQDLGGRFTGALEAFTRRNVSSQGAHGDRSRHRSSDDIPSSAKEVHESRNGSTSKRGVISSSRPGSSAEPSDNHSSRLFSSGSRHATTQRVQQSYESKQTSAAARPGHEDAIRSFELLTIGGSGKKRK
- the LOC104723780 gene encoding casein kinase 1-like protein 11 isoform X1, with the protein product MDRVIGGKFKLGRKLGSGSFGELYLGINIQTGEEVAVKLEPVKTRHPQLQYESKIYMFLQGETGVPHLKWFGVEGEYSCMVIDLLGPSLEDLFNYCKRIFSLKCVLMLADQLLCRVEYMHSRGFLHRDIKPDNFLMGLGRKANQVYIIDFGLAKKYKDLQTQKHIPYRENKNLTGTARYASVNTHLGIEQSRRDDLESLGYVLMYFLRGSLPWQGLKAGTKKQKYDKISEKKMLTSVETLCKSYPSEFTSYFHYCRSLRFEDKPDYSYLRRLFRDLFIREGYQLDYVFDWTISKYPQPGSSSRPRPSPRPALDPPGPPAERAEKPTVGQDLGGRFTGALEAFTRRNVSSQGAHGDRSRHRSSDDIPSSAKEVHESRNGSTSKRGVISSSRPGSSAEPSDNHSSRLFSSGSRHATTQRVQQSYESKQTSAAARPGHEDAIRSFELLTIGGSGKKRK